Proteins encoded together in one Triticum dicoccoides isolate Atlit2015 ecotype Zavitan chromosome 7B, WEW_v2.0, whole genome shotgun sequence window:
- the LOC119335846 gene encoding peroxidase 1-like: MAVRYLLLPLALLALAATSAAVAQLEIGFYRKTCPDSEKIVRGEMAKIIAAAPSLAGPLLRLHFHDCFVRGCDASVLLESTDGNVAEKDAKPNKSLRGFGSVERVKAKLEAACPGIVSCADVLTLMSRDAVVLAKGPSWPVALGRRDGRVSRATEASKELPPASGDVPLLAKIFASKGLDLKDLVVLSGAHTLGTAHCPSFADRLYNGTGENDAYGLVDPSLDSEYADKLRLKCKSVDDRTMLSEMDPGSFKTFDTSYYRHVAKRRGLFRSDAALLFDNTTRDYVQRIATGKFDGEFFKDFSASMIKMGDVDVVTGAEGEIRKKCYAPN, from the exons ATGGCGGTCAGGTATTTGCTGCTCCCTCTGGCCCTGCTGGCTCTCGCAGCTACCTCGGCTGCGGTGGCTCAGCTGGAGATCGGCTTCTACAGAAAAACATGCCCGGACTCCGAGAAGATCGTCCGCGGGGAGATGGCCAAGATCATCGCCGCTGCGCCCAGCCTCGCCGGCCCGCTCCTCCGTCTCCATTTTCACGACTGCTTCGTCAGG GGTTGTGACGCCTCTGTCCTGCTGGAATCGACCGACGGCAACGTGGCGGAGAAGGACGCCAAGCCGAATAAGAGCCTGCGAGGGTTCGGCTCCGTCGAGCGCGTGAAGGCCAAGCTCGAGGCCGCGTGCCCGGGTATCGTCTCCTGCGCTGACGTCCTTACCCTCATGTCCCGTGACGCCGTCGTGCTGGCCAAGGGTCCGTCCTGGCCGGTGGCTTTGGGCAGGAGAGACGGCAGAGTGTCCAGGGCCACGGAGGCTAGCAAAGAGCTGCCCCCGGCCTCCGGCGATGTCCCTCTGCTCGCCAAGATCTTCGCCTCCAAGGGCCTCGACCTCAAGGACCTCGTCGTCCTCTCCGGCGCCCACACGCTCGGCACGGCGCACTGCCCGTCCTTCGCCGACCGGCTCTACAACGGCACCGGCGAGAACGATGCCTATGGCCTCGTCGACCCATCTCTGGACAGCGAATACGCCGACAAGCTAAGGCTCAAGTGCAAGAGCGTTGATGACCGTACTATGCTGTCGGAGATGGACCCCGGGAGCTTCAAGACCTTCGACACCAGCTACTATCGCCACGTCGCCAAGCGGAGGGGCCTCTTCCGCTCCGATGCCGCGCTCCTCTTCGACAACACCACCAGGGACTACGTCCAGCGCATCGCCACCGGCAAGTTCGACGGCGAGTTCTTTAAGGACTTCAGCGCGTCCATGATCAAGATGGGCGACGTCGACGTAGTCACCGGGGCCGAGGGAGAGATCAGGAAGAAGTGCTACGCCCCCAATTAG